One genomic region from bacterium BMS3Abin02 encodes:
- a CDS encoding hypothetical protein (N utilization substance protein B homolog), with protein MSIEARELAIQALYEFDLRGEGPSSMPARTARLVEGVLIHQAELDETLDAVSRRWRVARMAPVDRAVLRLALYELRFEPETPVGVIVSEAVRLAKKYSTEKSSAFVNGILGRLSRTER; from the coding sequence GTGAGCATCGAAGCGCGCGAGCTGGCGATACAGGCGCTCTACGAATTCGACCTGCGCGGTGAAGGCCCATCGTCGATGCCTGCGAGGACAGCCCGCCTGGTCGAGGGTGTTCTCATTCACCAGGCGGAGCTGGACGAGACGCTGGACGCCGTATCGCGGCGCTGGCGAGTGGCGCGGATGGCTCCCGTCGACAGAGCGGTCCTTCGGCTTGCACTCTACGAGCTGCGCTTCGAACCGGAGACACCCGTTGGTGTCATCGTGTCCGAGGCCGTGCGACTCGCCAAGAAGTACTCGACCGAGAAGAGCAGCGCCTTCGTGAACGGAATCCTTGGACGTCTCTCGCGAACGGAACGCTGA